In Nyctibius grandis isolate bNycGra1 chromosome 17, bNycGra1.pri, whole genome shotgun sequence, the genomic stretch GGGTGATGGGGTGAGATAgtggcaggcagagctggctgggggTTACctggagggctggagccccaggaggagcaggagcctGCTGCCGTACCTGCCATGGCGGTCAGTCCATGTGGGGTTTGTTGGGGGCAAGCAGCCTCCATCCCCACAGCGATCATTCCGCCAGCACCCGCAGGGGTTTGTGTTGTCACACCACAGCAAAGGCCGCGCCTGCATGACGCGGGGCTTTTGTCATAATGCGCTGGGCCACGTGGGGTGCAGAGGGTGGGTTTGGTGTGCCATTGTGGTGCGCAGTGACGCCCAGTGCGGTTGGCAGCCAGGAAACCCCTCGGTGGAACACTGAGGCAGGGACGCCCGAGTCGCCATATCAAGCTGTTGGGCCTGGGAGTTGTGCGTGTGAGAGGGAGCAGGGGCCGAGCCAGGGCCGCAGGGACCTCTCCCCATCGTCCGCCTGCCCAGGCTTGCCCCAGCCCCCTCAGTGGACCCTTCCCCGAGCTGCCGCGGGCCCTGACCGGGCACAGAGGCCGCGACTCCATCTGCTGCAGTAGACGCCGTCGCTGAGCAGGTACTGCCTGCCTCGACCATGTCGTGCGTCCAGTACAagttcttctccaagctgaactaTGGTACAGTCACCTTTAACGGCCCCCACATCTGCCTGGGCGACCTCAAGCGCCAGATCATGGCCCGTGAGAAGCTGAAGGCGGCCAACTGCGACCTGCAGATCACCAACGCCCAGACCAAAGAAGGTGCGTGGGGGGCGGTGGGCGCGGGGCCTTGGGGACCTCCCGGTTGGCGGCATCGCAGACGCCCTGCAGCGGCCGCAGCCTGTGGGAGTTGCGCTCTGCTCTTGGTGGCTCGTCCCCACGTAGCGCGAGTCAGCCTGGGGCCCATCCCGACAGTGTGTGGGGCGactgggagggcaagtggtgCCGGGGGTTAAGCGGGGTGGGAAGCGATAATGCGACTGGGCCACGGTCGGTAGCTGTGAGTTGTGTTGGGGCCTCACAGAGCTGTTCTGTTGGAGCTGCTGTTCTGACCGCGACCTTCAgagctgtgtttcagtttggtAGTCTGTCACCTTGATGAGTTTGAATGTGATTAAAAACTTTGGGCTGTGACTTTTCAGAACTAAAAAGAATTGTAAAGTGTTTTCATTCCTCCAAcattacatttctctttttttccctgtggttCTGTAACACTTATAGcaggcttttctttaaaatgtgtacTAGGgggtttttcctcctcctgtttcaTGTCTTAAAACTTAAACAGAATAATATGTTCGCTGCGGTAACTGTAACTTCAGCCCTAGCCTTTAAAGTTGTTGGACCTAAAGCTCGCTGTTTATCTACAgatatttaaactgttttcaggAGAATGTGGAGAGTCTTAACAGCACAGTGTTAGGGGTCTTAGGGATGCCATTGGATTGCATGACATACATAGGTAGAGATACATTTCAGAAGTCTTGAAGTTTTCTCATAGTATTGAATTAAATTGTCaagagattttgaaaaatgtttcatttgcttGAAGGGCTTTGCCCCAGAAGGGTCTCTAAGTTTTGCCTTCAGTTGCTAATGCACTTTCAGCTTCCCAGAGGCTAGCAGGTTGATTGGCCAACTGGCTGACATCACTCCTGTAATAGCTGGGTCTGGGTAAAACAGAGCCTTAAAACGAGAATGTTGGACAGTGATAAACTGTGGCGGAGCCCACTTATTGtcaccagaagaaaaaatggtttGAAATAGGCCAAACACATGGATTCTGTTTCAGCAGGTcaggaacagaaagcaaagttttAGAAGACAAATTTATGCTCCTAAATATATTACCCCACCAAGTGTcgtttgtttttctccaaagaTCTATTGGTTTTGTAGCCtaacagaagcaaaagcaacTTAGGGTAGATCAGGAAAGAACCTCATGCATTAGCAGACTCTCCTTTAGTGACCTTGGAGACCGATTTGCTGTTGGCATTCcaactagtttaaaaaaatgaaaaagattatgCTGCTCGTGTTTGATTCTCAAACCTGAAGATTTCTTGAAACGTACTGTTAGTGTGTTGAGACGATAAAAGTGCAATGTTACATATAAAATTTGGCTTGTATATCTGTAAAGGGATTCTCTGAAGTGCAATGTAATTCCATATTAATATACATTCTTACGAATTGACTGatgcttttttctgtatttctgttttcagaatacACAGATGATAATGCCCTGATTCCTAAGAACTTATCGGTTATTGTTAGAAGAATCCCTCCTGGAGGAGTTAAAGCTACCAGCAAAACATATGCTGGGTAAGTATCCATAAAGCATTGTATTCATTGTGAGGGGTTGCAGTGTGTTAACTTTTTTATGGATACCTGTTTACAGCTGCATTCAGATTGTATCTTTCTTGTTAAAGctgctgttcatttttgttGTCATGGGGTAGATTTTAATGTATCTGTCCCAAAGTAGACTTACATTTTAAAGCCTGCTGGGGCATGGGCTTCAAACTCCCAACAATGGTAACTTTTAAGATGATTCTACTGTGTTTGTTCTTGGGTTTGATTGTTCTGAGACCCAAGTTGTAGATCCTGTTTCCTCTACATGGAGAGATTCCTTATTATAGgtgtttgcttttattgcttttatagTAAAGACAGCTACGCATTGCAGCATAAACTCACAATTTGTTCCCATCTCAGAAGACTCCGGCTCTCAGTGTTTGACTCTCTCTTGCATTTGGGGGAGGAGGGCGTGGGACATGGCAGGTATTGTTACGTCCCAAATCTGGGTTTTTTACATACTAACTGTAGAGGAAAGACCAAGGGCTGCCAGCTGGTGAACCCTGCAAACAAGAAATTCCACTCAGAAGTGATTCCTACGAGTTTCGTAAAGACAATGTCTGTTTGAGGGAAGAGAACAAGAACAATTTCCTAAGGTGTATTGCCTTTGGTGCGAGTGTGATGAAGGAATAGTTCCTTTCCAAACTTGAAACTCAGGAAGCTATTTAGAACGATACCAAATGTTACTAGTTATCCTTCTGGTTTTACCCCAAGCTGTGTCCGTCCTCCAGGTTTTAGTTCTTTATTCCTAAGAATTATGGAGGACAGAGAATCGGCTGCATTGATTAAATTACAGATATTCAGGTGCAATCCTGACTAGAGGATTATTGCTGTCATTTATGTATTCATACAGTCCAGCTGTGTATCAACTACATCAGCATTGTTTGAATGGTCATGTTTTCCAGTCTTCCTAAAGACAGGacgcacagaatcacagaatcacagaatcaaccaggttggaagagacctctcggatcatcgagtccaaccattgccctgaaaccaccatgtcagctagaccacggcactaagtgccatgtccagtcttttcttaaacacatccagagatgtgTTTAACACACATCCCACCACCTCACTGGgaagcccattccaatgtctaataagcctttctgaaaagaacatcttcctaatgtccaacctgaacctcccctggcgaagcctgaggctgtgtcctcttgtcctatcgctagttgcccgggagaagaggccaactcccacttcactacaacctcccttcaggtagttgtagactgcaataaggtcacctctgagcctcctcttctccaggctaaacacccccagctccctcagccgttcctcggaggtcagaccctccagacccttccccagcttggtcaccctcctctggactcgctccaacacctctatatctttcttgaagtgcggggcccagacCCTCCACCACAATGAGTTGCTATTATTAGCTTGTGGTTTTGCCATGTCTTTCTAGTGTTGCTTGTCAAGAAATAAAGTCAACTAATGACTTACAGTGTGTCTCTAACAAACAGTACAGCAGCATCCTGGTTCCCATGAAGCATTTGCAAGCAAAAAAGCCTGAATTTACGTGGCTCTGCATGTAAACTTGGGGCATATTACTGCAGTAGGTGCAGTGCTTTCAGGCACTACCTAGTAATTCTGGATGCCACAGGACTGTCCTTATAAACATGGCCTTGTTTTGGGGGGTTAATGTAAATATGTGTGCTGAGTGCTGTCTTGTCATTGCACCTTATGTTTCTGGTTGGATGGCACCCTGTCCTGGTATGGTAATGCTGCCCTAAAACAAGAGGAGAGATGCTGCCCGCATCAAAGATCAAATAGATACCTGTCTGTGGGGATAAGGAAAGAATGGCACTGCTGTTCTAACATTGAAAATTAAGCAGCAGATGAGCTTTCTGTTCCTTCAGCTGGAAACATTGCAGAAACAACTGGGAGAGGGGTTAATGTTTGGGAATGAATAATGTATGCTGTAGTGGTGGAAAggcctttaaaaataagttgctCGCTTTGTAGTATGTTCTTCAAGGTAAATGGGTGAAGAAACCATTGTGTGGCAATCTAAATTATTTCCCTGTACTTCCTCAACTTCAGGAGGTACGTGGCTGTCATTGCGAGCCTGGGGGTGTTCTAGCAGTGGCAGGAAGCAGGAGCCTTTCGATTTGTACATAAATTCCACAGCAGCCTTTGAATTGCCTCTGCTCATGGGACGCTTTGGATGATGGATGAATTGTTTGTTAATTATATCCATGGTGGCATGTCTGATCCATGATCAGTAGCATGCAGACCCAGATCCATGAGTATGTGGTATCTCAGCAAGTTGtcaaatgtaataaatatttcacagaatcacagaatcacagaatcacagaatgttagggattggaagggacctcgaaagatcatctagtccaatccccctgccggagcaggattgcctagaccatatcacacaggaacgcgtccaggcgggttttgaatgtctccagagaaggagactccacaacctctctgggcagcctgttccagtgttcggtcaccctcaccgtaaagaagtttttcctcatatttatctggaacctcctgtgttccagcttgcacccattgccccttgtcctgtcaagggatgtcactgagaagagcctggctccatcctcatgacacttgccctttacatatttataaacattaatgaggtcacccctcagtctcctgttctccaagctaaagagacccagctccctcagcctctcctcagaagggagatgttccactcccttaatcatcttcgtggctctatATTTCCTAATATATTGTAGCATTTTCAAGGTTATCTTAAAGCAACTTCTGGCATTTAAGACCTTTTCTTTTGTCACAGGGCTCCTAAATCACACAAAATCCTAGGAACTGCTTTCAGTGGACATTTCTACTACTATTTTTAGTCAATAGAGCATATGTAACCCATTCCGTCTTTTGGCACTTTCATGGCTAAGTATGGTAGATATCTGCACAGAGTGCTTGGGCTTCCACAAAGAAACACTGTTCTAAAGGCTATGCTGCtgacatttttgttatttctttgtcAGATGACTGATTCTTTTTGACTTAAGTAAACTTGCACTTGGAAGTGTCTCGGCTATCACTGTTCTTTCTTAGAACCTACAGTACTGTATCTGGTACCTGTTTGTAATACCGGGGGGATACAGATTGGCTACAGTTGCCTTCATATTTTGATGGTCGATTATTTAAGAACACAGAGCTGTAGTACAGACTTCATGTTTATGATACTTACATAGCAGAGACAAAATATCTGAGGACTTCCTCTTGCACTGTTGTCTTCTGTATCTGTAAGTCTGAGAGTAATTTGTGACAAAGTAGAAATGGGATTTTTGGAGGTTTCTTTAGTTGTGCTGAATGTACCAAGAGAAAACTATGTGTACGAATAAATCTCCACGTTCACTAGACTATTGGGATAATGTTTTGATGTTCACGTTTTAGAATCAGTTTTCACTGCTTTATGCTGCGTAcaagtgctttattttaagatctgatcacctttatttcttcttctagaAGTCGAACTGAGACAGCGAGTGGAACATCAAAAGTGGTAGGTACAAGCACAATCTCACACTTTTTTCTACACACTGCACTTCATTCTAAACAATGTAGCCTTGTAGTAATTTTCCAAACATTAACTTATTTTCCAGCAAAGCATGCTATATGTTGTAAATACAATGTACTTCAGCATAGTAAAAACTGAGTAATGCCATCATTGCACACTTCTAAAGtgaatatttgtatttgtgCCTAGTAATGCATTGTATTTCCTATTGAATAggccaaaatatttcctggatcacagaatcacagaatgttagggattggaagggacctcgaaagatcatttagtccaatctccctgccggagcaggatgaCTTTGTGTTGTACAGATAATGTATGATTGTGTTTAGATCATGTAGGTTCAAGGTTTTGACAACTGAACTTGGTTCCATCTTCTGCATCCGTCTGTCTGTAGCTAGTAATATGTATGTTTGTATAGGTTgtggtgtggtttttgtttcttgcaaTGAAAATTGTTTGGAGTgtattttttgccattttcataACGTATCACTTAGCTTTGGtttttgaatactttttttgcctaatggcttttgaaaatgttatcaaAATCCACCGAGAAACCATTCTTGATAAACTTGGTACTGTTTCTTACTCTTGACTTAGGGTTCAAACAAATACCAAAGACAACATATCCCATACGTTTTGAGGACAGTTCCATGTGTGCAGCTACAtgattccttttcctctccttaaaTACTTGGGCGTTTGTTCCTAAAACTGTATAATTGAAGTGATATTGGTACATAAATGTCTTTAATATGTTGCTGTGAATTTCAATATCATTGCTACACAAAATGGTATTCCTGCAGTGTGAGGGGAGACTTAGGGTTAGTTAGAAGTaatgaaagtaaatgaaagacTAAGCAAAACCATTCCCTTCTTGTTTGCTCTGACTGTGCCTGATTTGGGTTGTGAGTAGCCATAGGCAGGGTGGAAGCCTTGCATCTCTCTTCACAAGTCCTCTCTCTGTCTCACTATAAAAGCAGTACAGCCTCAGGTGCTTTGGTGTTGGAGACGCCATTAGCTTTATTCTTAAAGCTAACTCAGGTCTTGGTCTAAAGTGTGGGGGgggtttatttggtttttttttttaacacatatttctgtatgtatttcaaagcagaacCAGGATGTTAGTGTGGTAGGAATAAAGCACTGCAAAGCTTGCCCATTATTGTTGAGCAGTAAAGCAGCAAAAGTAAAATGAgttaagagatttttaaaaaaggctgcACAAAAGCTTATACTTTGACTATTTCTTCATTGTCTTGCTCTTATGTCAGCTGTCATGCTACACTTCCAAATTTGTTCTGCTGTCCTACTGTTACTACAGCCAAAGCAAGAAATTGGATCCTTTTTGGTTTAGTATTACTATGTCAGTAACTGTAAGGATCTGTAGTTGGTATTTGTCCTCagaggctgcagaaatgcagagtcATGCCCATTGTTTTAGCACCGTCAAACACAACTGTTATCCTTCCTGGCTGAATTTTTAGTTTAGCCAAGCTATTGGGA encodes the following:
- the LOC137671516 gene encoding E3 ubiquitin-protein ligase RBBP6-like; translation: MSCVQYKFFSKLNYGTVTFNGPHICLGDLKRQIMAREKLKAANCDLQITNAQTKEEYTDDNALIPKNLSVIVRRIPPGGVKATSKTYAGSRTETASGTSKVIDDSSASISLAQLTKVYLYSCQILKNQNKAFASYI